Proteins encoded within one genomic window of Leptolyngbya sp. 'hensonii':
- a CDS encoding type II toxin-antitoxin system ParD family antitoxin — MSLPLPPDLQQFADRQIASGKYTSLDEMMLAGLRVLAEQEQIYQGRFEELRRDVLLGVLEAEQGELLDATSEIEAIRQRLRQRHSEA, encoded by the coding sequence ATGAGCCTACCTCTGCCACCGGATTTACAGCAGTTTGCCGATCGTCAAATTGCCAGTGGAAAGTACACCTCCCTGGATGAGATGATGCTGGCGGGTCTGCGAGTATTAGCAGAGCAAGAGCAAATCTATCAAGGACGATTTGAAGAATTGCGACGTGATGTGTTGCTTGGAGTGTTAGAAGCCGAGCAGGGAGAGCTTCTGGATGCTACCAGCGAAATTGAAGCGATTCGTCAGCGGCTCCGCCAACGGCATTCTGAAGCATGA
- a CDS encoding type II toxin-antitoxin system RelE/ParE family toxin, translated as MSRVCRITLLASRDIEAIADYLATQSGLDRAERFLTGIDSTLQRIAQFPQIGRKRDELYPVTQSVLRAVPHFLSPAQR; from the coding sequence ATGAGCCGAGTTTGTCGAATTACACTTCTTGCCAGTCGAGATATTGAAGCGATCGCAGACTATCTTGCTACTCAAAGCGGTTTAGATCGTGCAGAACGGTTTTTGACTGGCATTGATTCAACCCTTCAGCGGATTGCTCAATTCCCTCAAATTGGACGCAAACGAGATGAACTGTATCCTGTCACGCAGTCTGTCCTACGAGCAGTACCTCATTTTCTATCGCCTGCTCAACGATGA
- the dndE gene encoding DNA sulfur modification protein DndE, giving the protein MMLPPVDRIKLSQSAKDQLLKLKRITKIDQWNILCRWAFCCSLAEPTIPSPIHIPADSNLEMTWQIFGGAIADSLIIALKQRCHDDGLRIDQETLATQFRLHLHRGIGYLTADPTIKTINHLIEKAVQLMPQA; this is encoded by the coding sequence ATGATGCTTCCCCCAGTCGATCGCATCAAACTATCCCAATCTGCTAAGGATCAACTTCTCAAGCTGAAACGTATTACCAAAATTGACCAGTGGAATATTCTCTGCCGCTGGGCGTTTTGTTGCTCCCTCGCTGAACCGACGATCCCTTCTCCAATTCATATCCCAGCAGACAGCAATTTGGAAATGACTTGGCAAATCTTTGGAGGAGCGATCGCCGACTCGCTTATCATCGCCCTCAAACAACGGTGCCATGATGATGGGCTGAGAATAGATCAGGAAACGCTTGCAACTCAATTTCGCTTGCATCTACACCGTGGAATTGGCTATTTGACGGCTGATCCAACTATTAAGACAATTAATCACCTGATTGAGAAAGCTGTTCAATTAATGCCTCAGGCGTGA
- the dndD gene encoding DNA sulfur modification protein DndD: MIFRELVLQNFGPYRGQQVIQFAPEDSMNGSSSELPPIVLVGGMNGGGKTTLLDAVRLALYGQRAKCSTRGNLSYGEFLRQCINRHTADDDPTYVELAFQETLNNQPHEFRVRRVWDRSLKGNKDSLEVSVGGWLDKTFTQSWDERVEDILPLGISNLFLFDGEQVKELAEQDTLPSGVINAIRSLLGLELPDLLSTDLSVLVNRKLKELSESAELRSLESLERELESKRQECEDAEQDLSAVNVRLKRAKLNQDQAQEQFIAQGGKLAGEQERLTEQLKQMQSEMEDHQRSLRELAASTLPLALIQPLLRKAQAQGHQELQNQQYQIAKQLLSQRNQELLELVNQLALPAKKAKQLQSFLGEQEQKLAGADSEATWLNVNRETIAQLDHTLEFLLPAEQKAAQHHLSQLDELEESIDATEGRLATAASPESYEQLVQDLKVAQAEVTRLSIEYEKAKALYERLLKEHNLLKQQLVDYAEAAIARNNDQHFLTTIDELQKKLKVFREKLKLRKLNQLESLITSCFRYLAHKSDLVKRVEVDAETFNLSLYDNDGQPIPKHRLSAGEKQMLAISLLWGLARASGRQLPVAIDTPLGRLDSSHRKNLVDRYFSQASHQVILLSTDTEIGKAEVQRLRKNQAIAREYLLKYDSTLQQTEVESGYFS, translated from the coding sequence ATGATCTTTCGAGAACTCGTCCTCCAAAATTTTGGTCCCTACCGTGGGCAGCAGGTAATCCAGTTTGCTCCGGAGGATAGCATGAATGGCTCCTCATCAGAGTTACCCCCGATCGTACTGGTGGGTGGGATGAATGGTGGCGGTAAGACAACGCTTCTTGATGCAGTTCGCCTTGCTCTCTATGGGCAGCGGGCTAAGTGTTCCACTCGCGGCAACCTAAGCTATGGCGAATTTCTTCGGCAATGCATCAATCGTCATACAGCGGATGATGATCCCACCTACGTTGAACTAGCTTTTCAAGAAACCCTGAATAACCAACCCCACGAGTTTCGAGTTCGTCGTGTTTGGGATCGCTCCTTGAAAGGGAACAAAGATTCATTAGAAGTCAGTGTAGGTGGTTGGCTCGACAAAACCTTTACTCAATCCTGGGACGAACGGGTTGAGGACATTCTGCCACTAGGGATTTCCAATTTGTTTTTGTTTGATGGTGAACAGGTCAAGGAGTTGGCAGAGCAAGACACCCTCCCTTCTGGAGTTATCAATGCAATTCGCTCCCTTCTGGGGTTGGAGTTGCCTGACCTACTTTCCACCGACTTAAGCGTGCTGGTTAACCGAAAGTTGAAAGAACTTAGCGAAAGTGCAGAACTCCGGAGTCTAGAGTCGCTAGAGCGAGAACTGGAGAGTAAACGCCAAGAGTGCGAAGATGCCGAGCAGGATCTATCTGCCGTTAATGTTCGGCTGAAACGAGCCAAGCTAAACCAAGACCAAGCTCAGGAACAATTTATTGCCCAAGGGGGTAAATTAGCGGGAGAGCAGGAGCGGTTGACTGAGCAGCTTAAGCAAATGCAATCTGAGATGGAAGACCATCAGCGATCGCTCAGAGAGTTAGCTGCCAGTACATTACCCCTAGCCCTAATCCAGCCATTACTACGCAAAGCGCAAGCGCAAGGACATCAGGAATTACAAAATCAGCAGTATCAAATTGCTAAACAACTCTTGTCTCAGCGCAACCAGGAATTGCTGGAATTGGTGAATCAACTCGCTTTGCCTGCAAAGAAGGCAAAGCAGCTACAGTCATTTTTAGGGGAGCAGGAGCAAAAATTAGCAGGTGCAGATTCTGAAGCAACATGGCTCAATGTGAATAGAGAGACGATCGCTCAGCTTGACCATACTCTCGAATTCTTGCTACCTGCTGAACAGAAAGCAGCTCAACATCACCTTTCCCAACTGGATGAGTTGGAAGAGTCGATTGATGCCACCGAAGGGCGTTTGGCTACCGCCGCCTCTCCAGAGTCCTACGAGCAACTGGTTCAGGATCTGAAAGTTGCTCAAGCAGAGGTTACGCGATTGTCAATAGAGTACGAAAAAGCTAAAGCGCTTTATGAGAGGCTGCTGAAGGAGCATAACCTGCTGAAGCAGCAATTAGTGGATTATGCCGAAGCGGCGATCGCCCGAAATAACGATCAGCATTTCTTGACGACGATCGATGAGCTTCAGAAGAAGCTTAAGGTTTTTCGTGAAAAGCTGAAGTTGAGGAAATTGAATCAGTTAGAATCCCTGATTACAAGCTGTTTCCGCTATCTTGCCCACAAGTCAGACTTGGTGAAACGAGTTGAAGTTGATGCTGAAACGTTTAACCTGTCCCTCTATGACAATGATGGACAACCCATTCCCAAGCATCGGTTATCGGCCGGAGAGAAACAAATGCTGGCAATTTCCCTGCTTTGGGGACTAGCTCGTGCTTCGGGTCGGCAGTTGCCTGTGGCGATCGATACCCCTTTAGGGCGACTGGATTCCTCTCACCGGAAGAACCTGGTCGATCGCTACTTCTCCCAAGCCAGCCACCAGGTGATCCTTCTCTCTACTGATACTGAAATTGGCAAAGCCGAGGTACAGCGATTGAGAAAGAATCAGGCGATCGCCCGTGAATACTTGCTGAAATACGACTCAACCCTTCAACAAACTGAAGTAGAATCAGGATACTTCTCGTGA
- a CDS encoding PIN domain-containing protein translates to MVISGDRAIFVDTNVLIYANVVSAPYHQLAIDTLQNLYNAEIELWLSRQILREFIATLTRPQTFINVQAPAVIIERIESFQDGFQIAEDGAQVTTGLLDLLQTSPMGGRQIHDANIVATMLTAGVDRLLTHNVGDFQRFSELITIVPLIETP, encoded by the coding sequence ATGGTGATTTCGGGCGATAGAGCTATCTTTGTTGATACAAATGTGTTGATTTATGCCAATGTCGTTTCTGCGCCTTACCATCAACTTGCAATAGACACGCTGCAAAATTTGTATAACGCAGAAATCGAACTCTGGCTAAGTCGGCAAATTTTACGTGAGTTCATTGCAACATTAACCCGCCCTCAAACCTTCATCAATGTTCAAGCGCCTGCCGTAATCATTGAAAGAATTGAATCTTTCCAGGACGGTTTTCAGATTGCTGAAGATGGTGCTCAGGTTACTACCGGGCTTTTGGATTTGCTCCAGACTAGTCCTATGGGTGGCCGTCAAATTCATGATGCCAATATCGTCGCCACGATGTTAACCGCAGGGGTCGATCGCCTTCTAACTCATAACGTCGGAGATTTTCAGCGGTTTAGCGAACTGATTACGATCGTGCCCCTGATTGAAACCCCATGA
- a CDS encoding helix-turn-helix transcriptional regulator, with protein MLETHGIRQTKLADVLGVGRSNLYRWVNEVRDPTSETVVGIVKALEGINPDAAAEFRRLYMGDESQRED; from the coding sequence GTGCTGGAGACGCATGGGATAAGGCAAACCAAGCTAGCTGATGTGCTGGGGGTTGGGCGATCGAACCTCTATCGTTGGGTCAATGAAGTGAGAGATCCAACGTCTGAAACGGTTGTTGGAATTGTCAAAGCCCTAGAAGGAATTAACCCAGATGCCGCAGCAGAATTTAGAAGGCTCTACATGGGAGATGAATCCCAACGCGAGGATTAA
- a CDS encoding HNH endonuclease, whose amino-acid sequence MADSQQIEQLSYYSKLFTQLRVDRAHGIAPHKPIVILSIIELIAHNKIKQNQIYLTPELISTFLKYWGYLGSENHRSDIALPFFHLTSDKFWHLLPNPGYEAAIASRNRPRSLEALRNAIKYAYIDDSLFELLLDPLSRASLITILVQKWFQGKDDEVGKLLNVDAFQDIQLRLFEKGGAVYRVEELADEEKTIVRDAAFRKIVVSLYDYRCAFCKLKIISQDSQNIVDGAHIKPFSEFRDDRFDNGLALCKNHHWAFDHGWFGIDDDYRILVPHDRFHEEAPIETRPTRAFDRERLLLPTQEQYNPRQEALAWHRDYWKIA is encoded by the coding sequence ATGGCAGACAGTCAGCAGATAGAGCAACTCAGTTACTATTCCAAGCTATTTACACAGTTAAGAGTCGATCGCGCTCATGGTATTGCGCCTCACAAACCCATTGTGATTCTATCTATTATCGAATTGATTGCACACAATAAGATAAAGCAAAATCAAATTTATTTAACCCCAGAACTCATCTCTACATTTCTTAAATACTGGGGTTATCTCGGTTCAGAAAATCATCGTTCAGATATTGCTTTACCATTTTTTCATCTAACAAGTGATAAATTCTGGCATCTTTTGCCTAATCCCGGTTACGAAGCTGCGATCGCTTCTAGAAACAGACCCAGAAGCCTGGAAGCACTCAGAAATGCAATCAAGTATGCCTATATTGATGATTCATTGTTTGAACTACTGCTAGATCCTTTATCAAGAGCCAGTTTAATCACAATCCTGGTTCAAAAGTGGTTTCAAGGGAAAGATGATGAAGTTGGTAAACTACTCAATGTTGATGCGTTCCAAGATATTCAACTACGCTTATTTGAGAAAGGTGGAGCCGTTTACCGAGTTGAAGAGTTAGCGGACGAAGAGAAAACGATCGTCAGAGATGCCGCTTTCCGCAAGATTGTTGTATCGCTTTATGACTATCGCTGTGCGTTCTGCAAATTGAAAATCATCAGCCAGGATAGCCAAAATATTGTTGATGGGGCACATATCAAACCTTTCTCGGAATTTCGAGACGATCGCTTCGACAATGGTTTAGCCCTATGCAAGAACCATCATTGGGCATTCGATCACGGCTGGTTTGGCATCGATGACGACTATAGGATTCTTGTTCCTCACGATCGCTTCCATGAAGAAGCTCCAATTGAAACCCGCCCGACGAGGGCATTCGATAGAGAAAGGCTACTTTTACCGACGCAAGAGCAATACAATCCACGGCAAGAAGCTCTTGCATGGCATCGGGATTACTGGAAAATAGCTTGA
- a CDS encoding DNA phosphorothioation-associated protein 4 — protein MALARVQISEDKAELVKALRDAEDGTGPFQTYADVLAFAGMLGISRSKRSPLGKFSRKDPDPVPQDQFRQTGALISLGAAISEEDLRVLLPTEECDAIRVQIFQEFVNGGLEILQTELQGVVDYSEQILLMLKAEREKENLGVEEFDLSRFL, from the coding sequence ATGGCTTTAGCTAGGGTTCAAATTTCTGAAGATAAAGCAGAACTGGTCAAAGCGTTGAGAGACGCAGAAGATGGGACTGGTCCTTTCCAAACTTATGCTGACGTTTTAGCATTTGCGGGAATGTTAGGAATCAGCAGATCTAAACGATCGCCCCTTGGAAAATTTTCTAGAAAAGATCCTGATCCAGTTCCACAAGACCAGTTCCGGCAAACGGGAGCGTTGATCAGTTTAGGCGCAGCGATCTCAGAGGAAGATTTACGAGTTTTACTACCAACTGAAGAATGTGATGCTATCCGCGTTCAAATCTTTCAAGAATTTGTAAATGGCGGTCTGGAAATTCTGCAAACGGAGTTACAGGGAGTTGTCGATTACTCTGAACAAATTCTACTAATGTTGAAAGCTGAACGAGAAAAAGAAAATTTAGGCGTAGAAGAGTTTGACTTATCTAGATTTCTGTAA
- a CDS encoding type II toxin-antitoxin system Phd/YefM family antitoxin, with product MRKVRISEANNHLSELLRQATAEEAPILLTEDDETKGVLLNIKMLNALVSAWQYTNRSLMPLNQLQTSLQQSFEVAGYDSREKIVELVQQIKQEIAEERSQGSIGG from the coding sequence ATGAGAAAGGTTAGGATTTCTGAGGCAAACAATCACTTGTCAGAATTATTGAGGCAAGCGACAGCAGAAGAAGCACCCATTCTGCTAACTGAAGATGATGAAACAAAGGGCGTATTGCTGAATATCAAAATGCTTAATGCTTTAGTTAGTGCTTGGCAATATACAAATCGATCGCTGATGCCATTAAATCAATTACAAACTAGCTTGCAACAGTCATTTGAAGTAGCAGGCTACGATTCGCGAGAAAAGATTGTCGAACTGGTGCAGCAGATTAAGCAGGAGATAGCGGAAGAACGGAGCCAAGGCTCAATTGGGGGTTAG
- a CDS encoding PIN domain-containing protein, whose product MLDTGPLVALIDKRDQYHSWATTTVATLPPPFLTCESVISEACFLLGRVTNGKNAVVGMVKARHLKISFDLEAEINRVGELLIRYQSVPMSLADACLVRMSEQFSESAVLTLDRDFTIYRRNTNQTIPVIMPESKP is encoded by the coding sequence TTGCTAGATACGGGACCACTGGTTGCATTGATTGATAAACGTGACCAGTATCATTCTTGGGCAACTACAACAGTTGCTACACTTCCACCCCCGTTTCTAACCTGTGAATCGGTAATTTCTGAAGCCTGCTTCCTTTTAGGTCGAGTGACAAACGGCAAAAATGCTGTAGTGGGGATGGTGAAGGCAAGGCACCTCAAAATCTCATTTGATTTGGAGGCAGAAATTAATCGAGTTGGAGAACTGTTAATTCGTTATCAATCAGTGCCAATGTCGCTAGCAGATGCTTGTTTGGTCAGAATGAGTGAACAGTTTTCCGAAAGTGCTGTTTTGACATTGGATAGGGATTTCACAATTTATCGGAGGAATACAAATCAGACGATTCCAGTCATCATGCCCGAAAGTAAACCTTAA
- a CDS encoding AAA family ATPase, translating to MKLLALKLCNFRPFYGEHSLTLAKSDERNITVIHGNNGSGKTALLNAFTWALYEKFTAALASPEQLVNRRAIAEAKVDKPVPCWVEVSFEHDGKQYRVKRECRAYRKKDGSVEQAKSELMMQFVGDDGRWTFLPSSQMPEDVITRILPKSLHQYFFFDGERIENITRTDNRSEIAEATKKLLGVEVLDRAIKHLTTARKTLEEELEGIGDAETQSLLAQKRKLEQEAEQLQDRQLEIDQELEHQSTRRQQLRQKQLELTEVEGLQMQLNTLEEQEREIREKIQQSKKTLKRAISNRGYIVFLPKIATEFRSLIREREERGELPADIKQKFVQDLLDRQKCICGTELHEGSTACTSVKSWLERSGLSEVESATYRIEARVNELESQIDDFWQEVDREQASINHNKGTLERIQDDLEDIRDQLRHSPREDIRELQNRLDEVDRAIDRLTTEKGANQEKIANLELQAGRLGKQLKESRSNEKRQKLAVKRIEAAQEAIDRLKQVKENRDEVFRKQLEQQIEELYGQISFKAYLPRLSDRYELSLVEVAGKQDVLVGASTGENQILSLSFIGSVIERVRQWSKAGLVMGPDSSTFPVVMDSPFGNLDEIYRRQVARLVPLLANQLVVMASQTQWRGEVEQEMQPRIGREYVLTFNSPKPDCEEALIKWYGQVYPLVRQSPNEFEYTEILEVSHEH from the coding sequence ATGAAGCTCCTTGCGCTCAAGCTTTGCAATTTTCGACCCTTTTACGGTGAACACAGCCTCACGCTTGCTAAATCGGACGAGCGCAATATTACGGTGATTCATGGTAACAATGGTTCGGGGAAGACAGCTCTGCTGAATGCTTTCACCTGGGCACTCTACGAGAAATTTACGGCGGCGCTCGCGTCTCCTGAGCAGTTAGTGAATCGGAGGGCGATCGCCGAGGCAAAAGTTGACAAGCCCGTTCCCTGCTGGGTCGAGGTGTCCTTTGAACATGACGGCAAGCAGTATCGGGTGAAGCGAGAGTGCCGTGCTTACCGGAAGAAGGATGGCTCGGTCGAGCAGGCGAAGAGCGAACTGATGATGCAATTCGTGGGGGACGATGGTCGTTGGACTTTCTTGCCATCCTCTCAGATGCCTGAGGATGTAATTACCCGCATCTTGCCGAAGAGCCTGCATCAGTACTTTTTCTTTGACGGAGAGCGGATTGAGAATATTACCCGCACTGACAATCGTTCAGAAATTGCCGAGGCGACGAAGAAATTGCTAGGGGTTGAGGTCTTGGATCGGGCGATCAAGCACCTGACGACAGCGCGTAAAACGCTAGAGGAAGAGTTGGAAGGGATCGGGGATGCGGAGACCCAGAGCCTGTTAGCCCAGAAGCGTAAACTAGAGCAGGAAGCTGAGCAGCTCCAGGATCGCCAGCTTGAAATTGACCAGGAGTTGGAGCACCAGTCCACGCGACGACAGCAGCTTCGGCAGAAGCAACTGGAGTTGACGGAAGTCGAAGGGTTGCAAATGCAACTCAATACTCTGGAGGAGCAGGAGCGGGAAATCCGCGAAAAGATTCAGCAGAGCAAGAAAACGCTCAAACGGGCAATTTCGAATCGAGGCTATATTGTTTTTCTGCCGAAGATTGCCACAGAATTTCGATCGCTGATTCGAGAGCGGGAGGAACGGGGGGAACTGCCTGCGGACATTAAGCAGAAGTTTGTCCAGGATTTGCTCGATCGCCAAAAGTGCATCTGTGGGACAGAGTTGCATGAGGGATCTACTGCCTGTACTTCGGTTAAATCCTGGTTAGAGCGATCGGGTCTTTCAGAGGTGGAGTCAGCCACCTACCGAATTGAGGCGCGGGTCAATGAACTGGAGAGCCAGATTGATGACTTCTGGCAGGAAGTTGACCGGGAGCAGGCAAGCATCAACCACAACAAAGGAACCCTAGAGCGGATCCAGGATGATTTAGAGGACATCCGCGATCAATTACGCCATAGCCCCAGGGAAGACATTCGGGAACTTCAGAACCGGCTCGATGAGGTGGATAGGGCGATCGATCGCCTAACGACTGAAAAAGGAGCCAACCAGGAGAAGATTGCAAACCTGGAGCTGCAAGCAGGGCGATTAGGCAAGCAACTGAAGGAAAGCCGTTCTAACGAGAAGCGACAGAAGCTGGCTGTGAAGCGAATTGAGGCGGCTCAGGAGGCGATCGATCGTCTCAAGCAGGTGAAAGAAAACCGGGATGAGGTTTTCCGTAAGCAGTTGGAGCAGCAGATTGAAGAGTTGTATGGGCAGATTTCATTTAAGGCATATTTGCCACGATTGAGCGATCGCTATGAGCTGAGCCTGGTCGAAGTCGCAGGCAAGCAAGATGTACTGGTAGGTGCCTCAACTGGAGAAAATCAAATCCTCAGCCTGTCGTTTATTGGCAGTGTGATTGAGCGGGTGCGCCAGTGGAGTAAGGCAGGCCTGGTAATGGGACCGGATAGCAGCACCTTCCCAGTGGTGATGGATTCGCCGTTTGGCAACCTGGATGAAATTTACCGGCGGCAGGTGGCAAGGTTGGTTCCGCTGCTAGCGAATCAGTTGGTGGTGATGGCATCCCAGACCCAGTGGCGAGGGGAAGTGGAGCAAGAAATGCAGCCCCGGATTGGTAGGGAGTATGTGTTGACGTTTAATTCACCGAAGCCGGATTGTGAAGAGGCATTGATCAAGTGGTATGGGCAGGTCTATCCCCTGGTCAGGCAAAGCCCGAATGAGTTTGAATATACTGAGATTTTGGAGGTGAGCCATGAGCATTGA
- a CDS encoding DNA phosphorothioation system restriction enzyme: MSLKDLALRNQYRSDRHNLLQDFYVPCLSRAVTYDRAVGFFSSTSLALATQGLSYFIQSNGRMRLVASPHLSAEDIAAIEKGLKQRDEAISDSVIRELEQEFEQILGVGEASHIENRLACLAWLLSKGFLEIKLAVHCDLYHQGIYHEKLGVFTDSEENQVVFSGSANESASALRNNFECIDVFRSWRAGDDERILEKLEDFQRLWDNQTLNLEVMEFPEAARRSLLKRCPSNPPILEPGVSTTKGEYQLPPIEVETRLKGIPSLPFRLQIRPYQRQAIDNWFANKGRGTLKMATGSGKTITALSLSTELYKKIGLQVLLVVCPYRHLVSQWARECQKFGLEPILAFENVRTWQSKLSTQLYNVRSGNQSFLTVITTNATLMSQGLQSQLPYLPEKTLIVGDEAHNLGARRLEASLPRNVGLRLALSATPERYFDDRGTQSLFDYFGSVLEPEFTLRDAIEQGALVHYLYYPILVELTEQEAQTYAALSIKIGRLLSLGKDQEEDEALKALLMQRSRLVGAAANKLDALRQLMKQRLKTQHTLFYCGDGSVEETSEESRRQLEEVAKILGRELGYRINTYTAETSLEEREDLRRQFETGELQGLVAIRCLDEGVDIPAVQTAVIMASSSNPRQFIQRRGRILRRHPNKQRATLFDMIVLPPEMERETSEMERSLLRSELRRFAEFADLADNAGEARLKLLGLQTRYGLLDV, translated from the coding sequence GTGAGTCTTAAAGATCTTGCCCTACGGAATCAGTATCGGAGCGATCGCCATAATCTGCTCCAGGATTTTTATGTTCCTTGCTTGAGTCGGGCAGTAACCTACGATCGCGCTGTTGGTTTCTTTTCAAGCACCTCTTTAGCCTTAGCCACTCAGGGATTGTCCTATTTCATCCAGTCAAACGGACGGATGAGGTTGGTTGCTTCACCTCACCTCTCTGCAGAGGACATTGCGGCGATCGAGAAGGGACTGAAACAGCGAGATGAGGCGATCTCAGACAGTGTTATACGTGAATTGGAGCAAGAGTTTGAGCAGATTTTGGGCGTTGGCGAAGCCTCTCATATCGAGAATCGCCTTGCTTGCTTGGCTTGGTTATTGAGCAAAGGTTTTTTGGAGATCAAGTTAGCTGTCCATTGCGATCTCTATCATCAGGGTATTTATCACGAGAAATTGGGAGTCTTCACCGATTCAGAAGAGAATCAGGTTGTTTTCTCCGGCTCTGCTAATGAAAGCGCCAGTGCGTTGAGGAATAACTTTGAGTGTATTGATGTATTTCGATCGTGGCGTGCAGGGGATGATGAGCGGATCCTTGAGAAGCTAGAGGATTTTCAGAGACTCTGGGATAACCAAACGCTTAATTTAGAGGTGATGGAGTTTCCGGAGGCTGCGCGACGATCGCTTCTTAAGCGTTGTCCGTCCAATCCACCAATCTTAGAACCCGGAGTGTCCACAACGAAGGGTGAGTACCAGTTACCACCGATAGAAGTAGAAACCCGTCTCAAAGGAATTCCCAGCCTTCCATTTAGGCTACAAATTCGCCCTTATCAGAGGCAGGCGATCGATAACTGGTTTGCCAATAAGGGCAGAGGCACCCTGAAAATGGCAACAGGTAGTGGCAAAACGATTACTGCCCTATCCTTGAGCACAGAACTCTACAAAAAGATTGGTCTTCAAGTTCTGCTGGTGGTTTGCCCCTACCGTCATCTGGTGAGCCAATGGGCAAGGGAGTGCCAGAAGTTTGGACTGGAGCCAATTCTGGCGTTTGAGAATGTTCGTACCTGGCAGAGTAAGCTTTCCACTCAGCTTTATAACGTTCGTTCTGGCAATCAATCTTTCCTGACAGTTATCACAACCAACGCAACTTTGATGAGTCAAGGCTTACAATCACAGTTACCCTATCTGCCAGAGAAAACCCTGATTGTGGGAGATGAGGCGCATAATCTGGGAGCCAGGCGATTAGAAGCTAGTCTGCCACGGAATGTAGGGTTACGGTTAGCTCTGTCTGCTACTCCGGAGCGGTACTTCGACGATCGCGGGACGCAATCCCTCTTCGACTATTTTGGTTCCGTTTTGGAGCCAGAATTTACGCTCCGGGATGCGATCGAGCAAGGAGCGTTAGTTCACTACCTCTACTACCCGATTCTGGTGGAGTTAACCGAGCAGGAAGCTCAAACCTATGCAGCACTGTCTATCAAAATTGGTCGTCTGCTTTCGCTCGGCAAAGATCAGGAGGAAGATGAAGCCCTCAAAGCCCTTTTGATGCAGCGATCGCGTTTGGTTGGAGCGGCTGCCAATAAATTAGACGCTTTGAGACAACTAATGAAGCAGCGGCTCAAGACGCAGCACACTCTGTTCTACTGTGGCGACGGGTCCGTTGAGGAGACCAGTGAGGAAAGCCGACGGCAGTTGGAGGAGGTTGCCAAGATCCTGGGTAGGGAATTGGGATATCGAATTAACACCTATACGGCAGAAACCTCTCTGGAGGAGCGGGAAGATTTAAGACGACAGTTTGAAACTGGGGAATTACAAGGGTTAGTGGCAATTCGCTGTTTGGATGAAGGGGTGGACATTCCAGCCGTTCAAACAGCGGTGATTATGGCTAGCAGCAGTAACCCGCGCCAATTTATCCAGCGGCGAGGGAGAATTCTGCGCCGTCATCCCAATAAGCAACGAGCCACCCTATTTGACATGATTGTGTTACCGCCAGAGATGGAACGGGAAACCTCAGAAATGGAGCGTAGCCTTTTAAGGAGTGAACTGCGACGCTTTGCTGAGTTTGCCGACCTGGCAGACAATGCAGGGGAAGCAAGGTTAAAACTTTTAGGACTACAGACCCGCTATGGGCTGCTGGATGTGTAG